The segment GTTTGCCGATCAGGCCAGCTTTTCCCGGGCCTGCCGCCGCTATCTGGGGGCGCCACCCTCGCGCTTGCGACGGGCAAAAACCCGTCGGCCTGATTGATTTCATAGTCTCGATCAACTCCCCCGCAGTTTCGGCCAAGTTCTGGTCGACTACTGGCTTCTAGGCTGAATAGGTGCAGGTCGTGGGATCGTGGTGCCGTGGACACGACACCTGATCAGGCTGTCACGAACAAGAAGCAGAGGGATGATCGAGATGAACAGAAACGGGGTTCAGGCCGGCGGGCACGCCGCGACAAGCAAAAACTGGTGGGCAGGCGCGGCTCTCATGGGTTGTCTCGCCGTTGGCGGCAGCCTCCTGGCGACTTCGGCGGTTCACGCCGAGGAGCCACAACACGGCGGCACCCTCAACGTCATACTCGATCCCGAGCCACCGATGCTGATTCTCGGCATCAACCAGCAGTCTCCGACCCAGGTGGTTGCCGGAAAGATCTACGAAAGTCTGCTGCGTTACGATTTCGACCTGGATCCCATGCCGAGTCTGGCGCGGGAGTGGGAAATCTCCGATGACGGCCTGACCTACACCTTCCACCTCCAGGAGGGGGTGACCTGGCATGACGGTGAGCCGTTAACATCCCATGACGTGGTGTTCACGGCCACCGAGTTCCTGCCGGAGACCCACTCCCGGGCGCGGGCCAACTTCGCCCGACTGGAGTCCGTCACCGCGCCGGACGATCACACGGTGGTCTTCGAGCTGGACGAAGCCTATCCGGCGTTCATTCTGGCCTTCGAGGTTGCCAGTTTCCCCATCATGCCGGCCCACATTTACGAGGGCACGGACTTCAACGACAACGAGATGAATGATCACCCCATCGGTACGGGGCCCTTCAAGTTCGAGCGTTGGAGCCGGGGTGACTATGTGCAGCTGGTGGCCTTCGATGACTACTGGCAAGAGGGCAAGCCCTACCTCGACGAGATCTACTTCCGGCTGATCCCGGATGCTGCTTCCCGCGCACTGGCGCTGGAAACCGGCCAGGTGGACATGAGTTCCTTCAACAACATCGAGCCCTTTGATGTGCCCCGCCTGGAGGGCATGCCGCACCTCGACGTGGTGACCGAGGGCTACGAGATCGCCGCGCCGCTTTCCTGGATCGAGGTCAACCACCGGGTGGAGCCGCTAGATGATCCCCGCTTCCGCCAGGCCATGATGTATGCCCTGGACCGGGAGTTCATCCGCGACAACATCTTCATGGGTCTCGGCCGCATACCCACCGGCCCCATCAACACGGTGACCATCGAGTACACGGACGATGTGCACATCTACGAGCACAATCCCGATCGGGCCGTGGAGCTGATGGAGGAAATGGGTCTCGAGCGGGACGGCAACGGCAACTTCGCCGAGGTGGAGCTGCTGCCGCTGCCCTACGGCGAGACCTTCACCCGGCTGGCGGAGTACACCCGCGAGGCGCTGAACGAGGTGGGCATCCGCGTGCGCATGCGCAGCACCGATTCCGCCGGCTGGGCGCAGCGGGTGGCGGACTGGGAGTATGAGCTGACCAACAACTTCGTCTACCAGTACGGCCATCCCGCCCTTGGGGTGTCCCGCACCTACGTCTGCGACAACATCCGTCAGGGGGTGCTGTTTACCAACACCATGGGCTACTGCAACGAGCGGGTGGATGAGCTGTTCGAGCAGGCCGCGGTGGAAAACGACGAAGAGCTCCGCGCCGAGCTGTATGCAGAGGTTCAGCAGATCCTGGTGGATGAGTTGCCGGTGCTGTGGTTGCTGGAAATGGAGTTCCCCACCATCGTCAACACCCGCGTACAGAATCACACCATGTCAGCCGTGGGTGTGGCCGACACCTTCGCCGACGTCTGGATCCGGGAATAACGCCGGCAGCGTGACCCCCGGGGGCATCCGGCTCCCGGGGGTCGACTCCCCATCCGGCAACGGAGGCCTGGGTCCGCATGACAAAGATCGGGCTGTTCCTGGCGCGGCGCCTGGTAAAAGCGGCGATCATCCTGTTCTTCATCGTGCTCATCAACTTTGCCCTGATCCGGGCGGCACCCGGGGATCCGGCAGCGGTGATGGCGGGGGAGGCCGGGGCGTCGGACGAACAGTACGTGGAGGTGCTGCGTCAGCGCTTCGGGCTGGATGAACCGCTCCACACCCAGATGTATCTCTACGTTACAGCGGTTTTCCAGGGCGATCTGGGCTTTTCCTACCGGCAGGGACAGCACGTCAGTGACCTGATCCTGGACCGGTTGCCGGCAACACTGCTGCTCACCGTGACCGCCTTCCTCTTCGCCCTGGCCATGGGTGTGCTGTTGGGCACCCTGGCGGCGATGAAAGTGGGCCGATGGGCGGACACGGCCATTACCACCCTGGCATTGGTCAGCTACGCCACGCCGTTGTTCTGGCTGGGGCTCATGCTGATTCTGCTATTCAGCGTGCAGTTGGGCTGGCTGCCCTCCTTCGGCTTCGAATCGGTGGGGAGGGGTTACACGGGGCTTGAGCGGATGGTGGATATTGCCCGCCACATGGTGTTGCCGGTGCTCACCCTGGGGTTGTTCTACATGGCGGTCTACACGCGATTGACCCGGTCGTCGATCCTGGAAGTGCACGACATGGATTTCGTGAAGACGGCGCGGGCCAAGGGGGTCACCGAGGGTAACGTGATGGTGTTCCACGTGCTGAGAAACGCCATCCTGCCGGTCATTACGTTTGCCGGATTCCAGGCCGGACACCTGATCGGCGGCTCCATACTGGTGGAAACCGTGTTTGCGTGGCCGGGTATCGGCCGGCTTGCCTTCAACGCACTGCTGCAGCGGGATTACCAGGTGTTGCTCGGCGTGTTTGTCGTGACCTCGGTCCTGGTGCTGGTGTTCAACATCATCACCGATCTGATCTACACCATCGTCGACCCCCGGATCGAGGTGGACTGACATGAGTCGAGACTTCTGGAAGGCGTACGCAAGCAATCGCGGTGCGGTCATCGGCCTGGTGATACTTGCGCTGGTGGTGCTCATGGCCATCTTCGCCGACGTGCTCTACCCCCGCAGCCCCTGGTCAATGGTTACCACACCGTTCCAGCCACCGTTGTCGGATGATGTGGTGCTCGGCTCCGATACGCTCGGTCGGGATATCGCCGCCGGCATCGTCCATGGCGCCCGGGTGTCGCTGTTGATCGGGCTGATTTCGAGCCTGGTTGCACTGTTCATCGGCGTCACCCTGGGGGCGTTGGCCGGCTATTTCGGTGGCTGGGTGGATGACGCCATCATGCGTTTTACCGAGTTGTTCCAGACCATTCCCAACTTCGTGCTGGCTGTGGTGCTGGTGGCCATCTTCACGCCGTCCATCTACAGCCTGGTGGCGGCCATAGCCATTGTCAGCTGGCCTCCACTGGCGCGGCTTGCGCGGGGTGAGTTTCTCAGCCTGCGTTCCCGGGAGTTCGTGCTGGCGGCGGTGACCACGGGCCAGTCCACCTCGCGCATCATCCTGCGGGAGATTCTGCCCAACAGTCTCTCTCCCATCATTGTTGCTGCGTCCCTCACCGTAGCCACCGCGATACTGCTGGAGAGTGCGCTGAGTTTTCTGGGTCTGGGCGATCCCAACATGATGAGCTGGGGTTACCAGATCGGCGCAGCCCGCACGGTGATCCGCCAGGCCTGGTGGATGAGTTTCTTCCCCGGCATCGCCATCCTGATTACGGTGCTGGCCATCAACCTGGTGGGGGAAGGCCTGAATGATGCAATGAACCCGAAACTGGCACGCAAGGGGAGGGGCCGATGAGCGCCGCCGATCAGCCGGTTCTGGAGTTGCGCGGCCTCAGTGTCAGTCTGCCGCCGGGGGGTGATCGACCCTTGGCGGTGGAGTCCGTGGACCTCAGCGTTGCCCGGGAGGAAATACTCTGCATCGTCGGTGAGTCCGGGTCGGGGAAGTCCATGGTTGCCCACGCCATCATGGGCTTGCTGCCGGAACCCCATGTCAAGGTGGCTGGTGGTGAGGCACTGCTGAACGGCGAGAATCTGCTCACCATGT is part of the Natronocella acetinitrilica genome and harbors:
- a CDS encoding ABC transporter substrate-binding protein, whose translation is MNRNGVQAGGHAATSKNWWAGAALMGCLAVGGSLLATSAVHAEEPQHGGTLNVILDPEPPMLILGINQQSPTQVVAGKIYESLLRYDFDLDPMPSLAREWEISDDGLTYTFHLQEGVTWHDGEPLTSHDVVFTATEFLPETHSRARANFARLESVTAPDDHTVVFELDEAYPAFILAFEVASFPIMPAHIYEGTDFNDNEMNDHPIGTGPFKFERWSRGDYVQLVAFDDYWQEGKPYLDEIYFRLIPDAASRALALETGQVDMSSFNNIEPFDVPRLEGMPHLDVVTEGYEIAAPLSWIEVNHRVEPLDDPRFRQAMMYALDREFIRDNIFMGLGRIPTGPINTVTIEYTDDVHIYEHNPDRAVELMEEMGLERDGNGNFAEVELLPLPYGETFTRLAEYTREALNEVGIRVRMRSTDSAGWAQRVADWEYELTNNFVYQYGHPALGVSRTYVCDNIRQGVLFTNTMGYCNERVDELFEQAAVENDEELRAELYAEVQQILVDELPVLWLLEMEFPTIVNTRVQNHTMSAVGVADTFADVWIRE
- a CDS encoding ABC transporter permease, with protein sequence MTKIGLFLARRLVKAAIILFFIVLINFALIRAAPGDPAAVMAGEAGASDEQYVEVLRQRFGLDEPLHTQMYLYVTAVFQGDLGFSYRQGQHVSDLILDRLPATLLLTVTAFLFALAMGVLLGTLAAMKVGRWADTAITTLALVSYATPLFWLGLMLILLFSVQLGWLPSFGFESVGRGYTGLERMVDIARHMVLPVLTLGLFYMAVYTRLTRSSILEVHDMDFVKTARAKGVTEGNVMVFHVLRNAILPVITFAGFQAGHLIGGSILVETVFAWPGIGRLAFNALLQRDYQVLLGVFVVTSVLVLVFNIITDLIYTIVDPRIEVD
- a CDS encoding ABC transporter permease; this encodes MSRDFWKAYASNRGAVIGLVILALVVLMAIFADVLYPRSPWSMVTTPFQPPLSDDVVLGSDTLGRDIAAGIVHGARVSLLIGLISSLVALFIGVTLGALAGYFGGWVDDAIMRFTELFQTIPNFVLAVVLVAIFTPSIYSLVAAIAIVSWPPLARLARGEFLSLRSREFVLAAVTTGQSTSRIILREILPNSLSPIIVAASLTVATAILLESALSFLGLGDPNMMSWGYQIGAARTVIRQAWWMSFFPGIAILITVLAINLVGEGLNDAMNPKLARKGRGR